The Sorangiineae bacterium MSr11367 genome window below encodes:
- a CDS encoding DEAD/DEAH box helicase — MPLPDSFHPAVRHWFEHTFDAPTEAQSNGWREIAAGRDTLIAAPTGSGKTLAAFLASLDALVQKSYTKDLPTPKGQRKIEVVYVSPLKALSSDVQRNLEMPLEGIREAAVTLGLEPPAIRTALRTGDTTPAARAAIVRDAPHILITTPESLYLMLTAERTRALLTDVSTVIVDELHALMRDKRGSHLALSLARLDAVTRRRPQRIGLSATIHPIEEAARFLTGPNRPCAIVNRGHRRDVELRIEVPQTDLQAVPTHEQWKEIYDRIAALVGETRTTLVFVNTRRMAERVAHHLGERLGEDRVAAHHGSLSKERRLRTEQRLKAGDMRALVATASLELGIDIGSVDLVCQIGSPRAITTFLQRIGRAGHGLGRISRGRLFATSRDELLECAAVIRGVASGHLDRIEPPKAPVDVLAQHIVAECSAREWDETALYELVRQSAPYADLPRQAFDEVVDMLSTGVAPRLGRNAALLHRDRVANQLRGRRAARIIALTNGGAIPDVADYRVILDPDETLVGTVNEDWAIESMAGDVFVLGTHSWRIRRVESRKGIMRVEDAQGLPPSVPFWLGEAPSRTWELSAEVSRLRADVVAYLDGRDGRRDVPPWLATECALTEEGAAQVAEYVTAQRDALGVVPTMDDIVFERFFDEAGGMQLVVHAPFGGRVNRAFGLALRKRFCQTFDFELQAAATDDAIVLSMGTMHSFPLQDAFHFVRNEQLDTTLEQAILVAPMFGARWRWNAGRALAVLRHSHGKKVPPFIQRMRADDLLAAVFPAQVACQENATGPLEIPEHPLVRQTVHDCLFEAMDTVRLHDLLARMDRGEIRMHARDTTEPSPFSHEVLNAKPYAFLDDAPLEERRARAISLRRTLPENQRDLAALDADAIARVVAEARPSPRNADELHDVLLGLVVAPIEGEARAWLDELVRTGRAALVTTRAGALAFATEQIGAIRALYGAHAPIPDIALPPHIATETPTHDEAVLRTVRGHIESMGPFRPTALAEQLALEASDVAIALGQLESEGLVLRGHFTPGASHDAEPEVCDRRLLARIHRYTLDRLRSEIEPVSAQDFMRYLFERHHLSVRTRSGGRAGLREAIAMLQGFELAAASWEKDVLTPRVAGYRTEWLDQLCLEGEVAWARLSLRKSTSSNGTGGGARLAAPDFQRRASRATPITMALRADLDWLLEAVRGSDPAPHPDGSPVLEALRRRGALFLEDLAKVTQLDRTDLTGALWDLVGSGLVAGDGFLPLRELLLSGQAAARRKKRAFQGRWSLLERMSPDTTPIDELADRVAGQLLLRYGVVFRELVARESFSVPWRHVVRALRLREARGLVRGGRFVAGFIGEQYALPEAVDALRRVRRQERTGDMVRIRASDPLNLVGILLPGARIPSHHGASLMFRDGALITDQPMINPPIADSPNSITSYN; from the coding sequence AGCCGCCCGCCATTCGCACCGCGCTTCGTACGGGCGACACCACCCCGGCGGCACGCGCGGCCATCGTGCGTGACGCGCCGCATATTCTCATTACGACGCCCGAGTCGCTTTACTTGATGCTCACCGCCGAGCGCACGCGTGCGCTGCTGACCGACGTGAGCACGGTCATCGTCGATGAGCTTCACGCCCTCATGCGCGACAAGCGCGGCAGCCACCTCGCGCTCTCACTGGCGCGCCTCGACGCCGTCACGAGACGGCGCCCGCAGCGCATCGGCTTGTCGGCCACCATCCACCCCATCGAGGAGGCGGCCCGCTTTCTCACCGGCCCGAACCGGCCGTGCGCCATCGTCAACCGAGGGCACCGGCGCGATGTCGAGCTGCGCATCGAAGTACCCCAGACGGATCTCCAGGCCGTCCCCACCCACGAACAGTGGAAGGAGATTTACGACCGCATCGCCGCGCTCGTTGGGGAAACGCGCACCACCTTGGTCTTCGTCAACACGCGGCGCATGGCGGAGCGGGTCGCGCACCATCTCGGTGAGCGGCTCGGCGAGGACCGCGTCGCGGCCCACCACGGAAGCCTCTCCAAAGAGCGCCGGCTGCGCACCGAGCAGCGCCTCAAGGCCGGCGACATGCGCGCGCTCGTGGCCACCGCATCCCTCGAACTGGGCATCGACATTGGCTCCGTCGACCTCGTCTGCCAAATCGGCTCGCCGCGCGCCATTACCACGTTTCTGCAGCGCATCGGGCGTGCAGGCCACGGGCTCGGCCGCATCTCGCGCGGCCGCCTCTTCGCCACCTCCCGCGACGAGCTCCTCGAATGCGCCGCCGTCATCCGCGGCGTCGCCTCGGGGCACCTCGATCGCATCGAGCCGCCGAAGGCTCCGGTCGACGTCCTCGCCCAGCACATCGTCGCCGAATGCTCCGCGCGCGAATGGGACGAAACGGCGCTCTACGAGCTCGTTCGCCAGAGCGCACCCTACGCCGACCTGCCGCGCCAAGCCTTCGACGAAGTCGTCGACATGCTCTCCACGGGCGTCGCACCGCGGCTCGGGCGCAATGCCGCACTCCTCCATCGCGATCGGGTCGCCAACCAGCTTCGTGGCCGGCGCGCGGCACGCATCATCGCGCTCACCAATGGCGGCGCCATTCCGGACGTCGCCGACTACCGCGTCATCCTCGATCCGGACGAGACCCTGGTCGGCACGGTCAATGAAGATTGGGCCATCGAAAGCATGGCCGGCGATGTCTTCGTCCTGGGCACGCATTCGTGGCGCATCCGCCGCGTCGAATCGCGCAAGGGCATCATGCGCGTCGAGGATGCCCAGGGCCTCCCGCCGTCGGTTCCTTTTTGGCTCGGCGAAGCACCCTCGCGCACCTGGGAGCTCTCCGCCGAGGTGAGCCGCCTTCGCGCCGACGTCGTCGCCTATCTGGACGGCCGCGACGGCCGGCGCGACGTCCCGCCGTGGCTGGCCACCGAATGCGCACTCACGGAGGAAGGCGCGGCGCAGGTCGCCGAATACGTCACTGCACAGCGCGATGCGCTCGGCGTCGTCCCCACGATGGACGACATCGTCTTCGAGCGGTTCTTCGACGAGGCGGGCGGTATGCAACTCGTCGTGCACGCTCCCTTCGGCGGACGCGTGAACCGCGCCTTCGGGCTCGCGCTGCGCAAACGATTTTGCCAAACCTTCGATTTCGAACTTCAGGCCGCCGCCACCGACGATGCCATCGTGCTCTCGATGGGCACCATGCATAGCTTTCCGCTGCAGGATGCCTTCCACTTCGTGCGCAACGAGCAGCTCGACACGACCCTCGAGCAGGCCATCCTCGTGGCCCCCATGTTCGGGGCGCGGTGGCGCTGGAACGCCGGCCGCGCGCTCGCCGTTTTGCGCCATTCCCATGGCAAGAAGGTTCCCCCGTTCATTCAAAGGATGCGCGCCGACGATTTGCTCGCCGCGGTGTTCCCCGCGCAGGTTGCCTGCCAGGAAAATGCCACGGGTCCATTGGAGATCCCCGAGCACCCATTGGTGCGCCAAACCGTGCACGACTGCCTCTTCGAGGCCATGGATACGGTGCGCCTGCACGATCTGCTCGCGCGCATGGACCGGGGCGAGATCCGCATGCACGCGCGCGACACGACGGAGCCCTCGCCATTCTCGCACGAGGTCCTCAACGCGAAGCCTTACGCCTTTCTCGACGACGCCCCGCTCGAGGAACGCCGTGCCCGCGCCATTTCTTTGCGCCGCACGCTGCCGGAAAACCAACGCGATCTCGCCGCCCTCGATGCCGACGCCATCGCGCGCGTGGTGGCGGAAGCGCGCCCCTCCCCGCGCAACGCCGACGAACTGCACGACGTCCTCCTCGGGCTCGTCGTCGCGCCCATCGAAGGCGAGGCCCGCGCCTGGCTCGATGAGCTCGTGCGCACCGGAAGGGCCGCACTCGTGACGACCCGCGCGGGCGCGTTGGCCTTCGCGACAGAACAAATCGGTGCCATCCGTGCCCTTTACGGCGCCCATGCGCCGATCCCCGACATCGCCCTGCCGCCACACATCGCCACGGAAACGCCCACGCACGACGAGGCCGTCCTGCGCACCGTGCGCGGTCACATCGAGAGCATGGGCCCCTTTCGGCCTACGGCGCTCGCCGAGCAATTGGCACTCGAGGCGTCGGACGTGGCCATTGCGCTCGGGCAGCTCGAATCGGAAGGGTTGGTGCTTCGCGGCCACTTCACGCCCGGCGCTTCGCACGACGCGGAGCCCGAGGTCTGCGATCGCCGACTTCTCGCGCGCATTCATCGTTACACGCTCGACCGGCTTCGCAGCGAGATCGAACCGGTGAGCGCGCAGGATTTCATGCGCTACCTCTTCGAGCGTCATCACTTGTCCGTGCGGACGCGTTCCGGCGGACGCGCGGGCCTGCGCGAAGCCATTGCCATGCTGCAGGGCTTCGAGCTCGCCGCGGCATCGTGGGAAAAGGATGTCCTCACCCCGCGCGTGGCCGGCTACCGGACCGAGTGGCTCGATCAATTGTGCCTCGAAGGTGAGGTCGCGTGGGCGCGCCTCTCCCTGCGCAAATCGACATCGAGCAATGGGACCGGCGGAGGTGCGCGGCTTGCCGCGCCCGACTTTCAACGCCGGGCTTCCCGCGCCACCCCCATCACCATGGCCCTGCGCGCAGACCTCGATTGGCTGCTCGAAGCCGTCCGCGGCAGCGATCCCGCGCCCCATCCCGACGGCTCCCCCGTTCTCGAAGCCCTTCGCCGCCGCGGCGCGCTCTTTCTCGAGGATCTCGCCAAAGTCACCCAGCTCGATCGCACCGATCTCACCGGCGCCCTCTGGGATCTCGTCGGTTCCGGCCTCGTGGCCGGCGACGGCTTCCTTCCCTTGCGCGAACTGCTCCTATCGGGCCAAGCGGCCGCGCGCCGTAAAAAACGGGCCTTTCAAGGACGCTGGTCCCTCCTCGAGCGCATGTCCCCCGACACCACCCCGATCGACGAACTCGCCGACCGCGTCGCAGGGCAGCTTCTTCTCCGCTATGGCGTCGTCTTTCGCGAACTCGTAGCCCGCGAAAGCTTCTCCGTTCCCTGGCGCCATGTGGTGCGCGCACTTCGATTGCGCGAGGCGCGCGGTTTGGTGCGCGGCGGCCGATTCGTGGCCGGATTCATTGGAGAGCAATATGCACTTCCGGAAGCCGTCGACGCATTGCGACGCGTGCGTCGCCAGGAGCGGACAGGCGACATGGTGCGCATTCGCGCCTCCGATCCGCTCAATCTCGTGGGGATTCTCCTTCCCGGTGCACGCATTCCCTCGCATCACGGTGCGTCACTCATGTTTCGCGATGGCGCGTTGATAACGGATCAGCCAATGATTAATCCGCCTATCGCGGATTCGCCCAATTCCATTACAAGCTATAATTGA
- a CDS encoding protease codes for MKANGSGQRSFGVLAWFGIVATVSCAKTPPEAAPSAEAPVSSAPAPTAAESAAPAAPSGIDALDCSIRVEPKIKLGQPATVHFRLASRSAHPIYVLNWRTPLEGLRGDDFSVVRDGTEIPYKGPMMKRGNPGAESYLTLEANKPLEADVDLSRAYDFSKAGHYRITFRGKIWDLVTQKSEIPRPLDNHHPVEMTCAPVETDVAP; via the coding sequence ATGAAAGCCAACGGAAGCGGGCAGCGGTCCTTCGGTGTTCTCGCATGGTTCGGTATAGTGGCCACAGTGTCCTGCGCCAAGACGCCACCGGAAGCCGCCCCCTCCGCCGAAGCCCCTGTTTCGTCCGCACCCGCGCCCACGGCCGCCGAGTCCGCGGCGCCCGCAGCCCCCTCGGGCATCGACGCGCTCGATTGCTCCATCCGCGTCGAGCCAAAGATCAAACTGGGGCAGCCGGCGACCGTGCACTTTCGCCTCGCGTCGCGCTCCGCACACCCCATTTACGTGCTCAATTGGCGCACGCCCCTCGAGGGATTGCGCGGGGACGACTTTTCCGTCGTCCGAGACGGAACGGAGATTCCGTACAAGGGCCCGATGATGAAGCGCGGCAATCCCGGCGCGGAGAGTTACCTCACCTTGGAGGCCAACAAGCCCCTGGAGGCCGACGTCGATCTGTCGCGCGCGTACGACTTCTCCAAGGCCGGCCATTACCGCATCACGTTCCGCGGCAAGATCTGGGACCTCGTCACCCAAAAATCCGAGATCCCGCGACCGCTCGACAACCATCACCCGGTGGAAATGACCTGCGCGCCCGTCGAAACCGACGTCGCGCCCTAG
- the rplC gene encoding 50S ribosomal protein L3: MNTNPGIFGIKLGNTQLFKEDGTVQRVTVVEAGPVTVVAKRTIEKDGYSALVLGLGERKERHTNKPLAGYYKKANTTAKRTLKELRVSEEWAAKFEVGTVINLDELFKAGQFVDARGTTRGRGFTGVMRRWSFAGGVASHGTHEYFRHGGSIGTNMTPGRTLPNVKMAGQYGNETVSILNLKVARVDNEKGLLLIEGAVPGPKNGLVLIRHAVKKTIDGGRARKKA, encoded by the coding sequence ATGAATACGAACCCCGGCATTTTCGGGATTAAGCTCGGCAACACGCAGCTCTTCAAAGAGGACGGCACCGTCCAGCGCGTCACCGTCGTCGAGGCGGGCCCGGTCACCGTGGTCGCCAAGCGCACGATCGAGAAGGACGGCTACTCGGCCCTGGTTCTCGGCCTGGGTGAGCGCAAGGAGCGCCACACCAACAAGCCGCTCGCGGGCTACTACAAGAAGGCCAACACGACCGCGAAGCGCACCCTCAAGGAGCTGCGCGTGAGCGAGGAGTGGGCGGCCAAGTTCGAAGTCGGCACGGTCATCAACCTCGACGAGCTCTTCAAGGCCGGTCAATTCGTCGACGCGCGCGGCACCACGCGCGGCCGAGGCTTCACGGGCGTCATGCGCCGTTGGAGCTTCGCCGGCGGCGTCGCCTCCCACGGTACGCACGAGTACTTCCGTCACGGCGGTTCGATCGGTACGAACATGACCCCGGGTCGCACGCTCCCCAACGTCAAGATGGCCGGCCAGTACGGCAACGAGACGGTGAGCATCCTCAACCTGAAGGTCGCCCGCGTCGACAACGAGAAGGGCCTCCTCCTCATCGAGGGCGCCGTCCCGGGCCCGAAGAACGGTCTCGTCCTGATCCGCCACGCGGTGAAGAAGACCATCGACGGCGGCCGCGCGCGCAAGAAGGCGTGA
- a CDS encoding Ig-like domain-containing protein, with protein sequence MSVIWNSRTTLALATLATIIACESSGAAPGGPERDLDVIPPEILSQTPLHRDPEVSVHQPIEVKFSERVRLSDSAPATLFANTGETDVPVPTTVRLSPDGTVLTIEPTAPLAAPAAYSVRFGDIRDEAGNGLVAAPWEWKAPLWLRVGQPLEDAGDISSSMIVAGPGEQVTVGSTVTVNFPDQRLLVHTLQQSNGKWSLLDNRLKIDSRNAPSLFLDKELGLTALISDQENHVVLDQWLDTKWQKYGPGYSVDLLTAPSVKQTKDGERFVAYTAPRPEPESGTDIVVVHGSDSSRLGGPVNGDDEVVTSVGLISLAMDRQGTPYVAYSADSFSGRLRYWSQGRWALLAPTVTSPGDNTTIRQITVDDAGTPFVLVDISEGAPKHEHRSQIRRFDGDRWINCGERLEMEDRTVPAYFGPALDGHIFAAMTVRNYSAEVPDKFLTLDVTRDGWTAIAPPVDALPRFSTRVSGTVDGRGAPILAWYEGSVVHLRRLNR encoded by the coding sequence ATGAGCGTCATCTGGAATAGCCGTACGACCTTGGCCCTAGCGACATTGGCCACCATAATCGCGTGTGAATCGTCGGGGGCCGCTCCAGGCGGACCGGAACGAGATCTCGACGTGATCCCACCGGAGATTCTTTCGCAGACCCCCTTGCATCGCGATCCCGAGGTCTCGGTGCATCAGCCCATCGAGGTCAAATTCTCCGAGCGTGTGCGGCTTTCCGACTCCGCTCCCGCGACGCTTTTCGCGAATACCGGAGAGACCGACGTGCCGGTTCCCACGACCGTCCGCCTATCGCCGGATGGCACCGTCCTGACCATCGAGCCGACTGCGCCTCTTGCCGCCCCAGCCGCCTATTCCGTGAGGTTTGGCGATATTCGTGATGAAGCGGGAAACGGGTTGGTTGCTGCGCCGTGGGAGTGGAAGGCACCGCTCTGGCTGCGCGTAGGACAACCTCTGGAGGATGCAGGAGACATCTCGTCGTCCATGATCGTAGCGGGCCCCGGCGAGCAAGTGACCGTAGGTTCGACCGTCACCGTCAACTTCCCGGACCAGCGTCTGCTTGTACACACACTCCAGCAGTCGAACGGCAAGTGGTCACTGCTGGACAATCGTTTAAAAATCGATAGCCGAAACGCACCCAGTCTCTTCTTGGATAAGGAACTAGGTCTCACTGCGCTGATTAGCGATCAGGAGAACCATGTCGTACTCGATCAATGGCTCGACACGAAATGGCAAAAATACGGTCCCGGATATTCGGTGGACCTCCTGACCGCGCCCAGCGTCAAGCAGACGAAGGACGGGGAACGCTTTGTAGCGTATACCGCCCCCCGCCCCGAACCGGAGAGCGGCACAGACATCGTCGTGGTACATGGGAGCGATTCGAGTCGGCTGGGAGGCCCCGTCAATGGAGATGATGAGGTAGTAACCAGTGTGGGACTCATATCCCTCGCGATGGATCGCCAGGGGACACCGTACGTTGCGTACTCCGCGGATTCGTTTAGCGGCAGACTTCGTTACTGGTCGCAAGGCCGCTGGGCGTTGCTTGCTCCTACGGTGACTTCCCCTGGCGATAACACGACAATCCGGCAGATCACGGTCGACGATGCAGGAACCCCATTCGTGCTGGTGGACATTTCGGAAGGCGCGCCGAAGCACGAACATCGGTCGCAAATTCGCCGATTCGATGGAGACCGCTGGATCAATTGCGGCGAGCGATTGGAAATGGAGGACCGTACCGTCCCCGCATACTTCGGGCCCGCGTTGGACGGACACATCTTTGCGGCCATGACGGTCCGAAACTACAGTGCGGAAGTCCCGGACAAGTTTCTCACGCTCGACGTCACACGAGACGGATGGACCGCGATTGCGCCCCCTGTTGATGCATTGCCCCGGTTCTCAACGAGGGTGTCGGGCACGGTCGACGGACGTGGCGCCCCCATTTTGGCCTGGTACGAGGGCTCGGTGGTGCACTTGCGGCGACTGAATCGCTGA
- a CDS encoding S8 family serine peptidase, protein MKRLGLGVTVVSFVVGFAGCSSSSPSDSSDTSDTSATGQAILREGVAEAMVEGHAPTSVLVFLKGSADLTAPLAGFATRAERGAFVKTRLVDHAKASQSSLLDALAKEGAKVRPFHIVNAVLVNDASPRLLRKLATRSDVDRIMIDKPVPLKLVPNDEALQTEAVEAIGSNITATGANRVWTEFGIKGEGVVIGGQDTGVEWNHPALKSHYRGWNGTTADHRYSWHDAIHEGSGNPCGNPDLAAPCDDYGHGTHTIGSVVGDDGGGNQIGMAPGAKWIACRNMDAGVGTASRYIECSEWFLAPYPQGADPSTGDPSKAPDVINNSWGCPSSEGCHGEELIKVIRTLGSAGILFVASAGNAGSGCNTITDQPATIWDATLSVGSYNHRNGAISSFSSRGPATYPGQPASGHSGPDVAAPGASITSAVTGGGYGVMSGTSMAGPHVVGEVALLLSANPSLRGNIAEITNIVTSTAKPKTSTQNCGTSGSARPNNTWGYGIIDAYAAVKSVR, encoded by the coding sequence ATGAAACGACTCGGCCTCGGTGTAACCGTAGTCTCCTTCGTCGTAGGTTTTGCCGGATGCAGCTCCTCCTCCCCTTCCGACTCGTCGGACACTAGCGACACTTCGGCAACGGGCCAAGCGATCCTGCGGGAAGGCGTCGCCGAGGCCATGGTCGAAGGCCACGCGCCCACGTCGGTCCTCGTCTTTCTCAAAGGCTCCGCCGATCTCACCGCGCCCCTAGCCGGTTTTGCGACACGCGCCGAGCGTGGCGCGTTCGTCAAGACACGCCTTGTCGATCACGCGAAAGCTTCCCAGTCATCTCTCCTCGATGCGCTCGCAAAAGAGGGCGCCAAGGTGCGGCCCTTCCACATCGTCAATGCGGTGCTGGTGAACGATGCCTCCCCTCGCCTTCTCCGCAAGCTCGCCACCCGCTCGGATGTCGATCGCATCATGATCGACAAGCCCGTCCCTCTCAAGCTCGTCCCCAATGACGAGGCGCTGCAGACCGAAGCCGTCGAGGCGATTGGTTCGAACATCACCGCCACCGGCGCAAACCGCGTGTGGACCGAATTCGGCATCAAAGGCGAGGGCGTCGTGATTGGAGGTCAAGACACCGGCGTGGAGTGGAACCACCCCGCCCTCAAATCGCACTACCGCGGGTGGAACGGGACCACGGCTGACCATCGCTATAGCTGGCACGACGCCATCCATGAGGGCTCGGGAAATCCATGCGGCAACCCCGACCTCGCGGCACCTTGCGACGACTACGGTCATGGGACGCACACCATCGGCTCCGTCGTCGGAGACGATGGCGGCGGCAATCAGATTGGCATGGCACCCGGCGCGAAATGGATCGCGTGCCGCAACATGGACGCGGGTGTTGGCACGGCCTCCAGGTACATCGAGTGCTCGGAATGGTTCCTCGCCCCGTACCCGCAAGGCGCCGATCCAAGCACGGGCGACCCGTCCAAGGCGCCCGATGTGATCAACAATTCGTGGGGCTGCCCTTCGAGCGAGGGATGCCACGGAGAAGAGCTGATAAAGGTCATCCGCACACTCGGCTCGGCAGGTATTCTGTTCGTAGCCTCGGCGGGAAATGCGGGCTCTGGGTGCAACACCATCACGGACCAACCGGCAACCATCTGGGATGCCACCCTCTCCGTTGGATCGTACAATCATCGAAACGGCGCTATTTCTAGCTTCTCCAGCCGCGGCCCGGCCACCTACCCCGGACAGCCGGCGAGCGGACATTCCGGGCCGGATGTGGCTGCGCCCGGCGCAAGCATCACTTCGGCAGTCACGGGTGGAGGTTACGGCGTGATGAGTGGTACGTCGATGGCTGGACCGCACGTCGTCGGCGAAGTCGCCCTACTCCTTTCGGCCAACCCATCACTGCGCGGAAACATTGCCGAGATCACCAACATCGTGACCAGCACCGCCAAGCCCAAGACGTCGACCCAAAACTGCGGAACAAGCGGCTCCGCGCGCCCGAACAACACCTGGGGCTACGGCATCATCGACGCCTACGCCGCGGTCAAGAGCGTCAGGTAA
- a CDS encoding gamma-glutamylcyclotransferase, protein MTREDGATWYFAYGANMNRRIFVERRGMRPLESETAHLDGYRLAFAIKGFAVVEPAFATLLPDAAGTVHGVLHRLGAGDLERLEKLEDEYARHELSVVGARSGRTVAQVYLASRTTLGLRPSRRYLALLCQGAREAGLPEAYVAWLAAHPSVHVPVLSNLAGASAKLYETYLAVRKRQG, encoded by the coding sequence ATGACGCGCGAAGATGGTGCAACTTGGTATTTCGCGTACGGCGCGAACATGAACCGGCGCATCTTCGTCGAGCGCCGGGGCATGCGACCGCTCGAGAGCGAGACCGCACATCTCGACGGCTACCGGCTCGCATTTGCCATCAAGGGCTTTGCCGTGGTGGAGCCCGCGTTTGCGACGCTTCTTCCGGATGCTGCCGGCACCGTGCATGGCGTGCTGCATCGGCTCGGCGCGGGCGACCTCGAGCGGCTCGAGAAGCTCGAGGACGAGTACGCGCGCCATGAGCTTTCCGTGGTGGGGGCCCGCTCGGGTCGCACGGTCGCGCAGGTGTACCTGGCGTCGCGTACGACCTTGGGCCTGCGCCCGTCGCGGCGGTACCTGGCGCTCCTCTGCCAGGGCGCCCGGGAGGCGGGGCTGCCCGAGGCGTACGTGGCCTGGCTCGCAGCGCATCCGTCGGTGCACGTGCCGGTGCTCTCGAACCTAGCGGGCGCGAGCGCAAAGCTCTACGAGACGTATCTCGCCGTACGGAAGCGCCAGGGCTGA
- a CDS encoding Ig-like domain-containing protein translates to MRAPIRVTFSEPVVLGDKPVQLTVEGKSVPVTVDYEEATYTMTIKPSQPLAGPARASVDFGDIRDYESNPLVRPPWNWTMDRWLPVGELLEEPDGRSPVIAAGPGDGVALAFAPVPTSPAPRARTVDPRHGIWREYRDIDETPARDPLTLFISEKGRPTMVFVTEINEVVIVEWRDKFSWYPTMGGDDFITVDQGSAFAARASDNVYFAAFDTPNADGGSHIVVKAQRDGDQRTVGEAVNDPTTEKDARLQSLALERAGNPYVSYRTTAGDGRVRAWTKDRWLPVGSEVNPFDENAEVTQVSVDDAGMPYALVQLSNRHLPRQRTVVVKFDGSRWVECGPPLSTNKVERAFFAPTRDDRVLAYLYSWMPGRGSHHLFEVSSTGWVEIPFPEPSAEGPGNATVDPNGNPVVTWRDNSRKVHVARLNR, encoded by the coding sequence GTGCGGGCACCCATCCGAGTCACCTTCTCCGAACCCGTCGTCTTGGGGGACAAACCGGTCCAGCTTACCGTGGAAGGCAAGTCCGTACCCGTCACGGTCGATTACGAAGAAGCCACCTACACCATGACCATCAAGCCGAGCCAACCCCTCGCGGGGCCGGCACGCGCATCGGTGGACTTCGGTGATATTCGAGACTATGAGTCCAATCCGCTGGTCAGGCCGCCGTGGAACTGGACCATGGACCGTTGGCTTCCCGTTGGCGAACTTCTCGAGGAACCCGATGGGCGCTCCCCTGTCATCGCCGCGGGCCCCGGAGACGGAGTCGCGCTCGCATTCGCGCCCGTCCCGACCTCACCGGCACCGAGGGCACGCACAGTCGATCCACGACATGGAATCTGGCGCGAGTATCGGGACATCGACGAGACGCCCGCCCGCGATCCATTGACTCTCTTCATCAGCGAAAAGGGTCGACCGACGATGGTCTTCGTCACCGAGATCAATGAAGTCGTCATCGTCGAGTGGCGGGACAAGTTTAGTTGGTATCCCACCATGGGTGGCGACGACTTCATTACGGTGGATCAGGGCAGTGCCTTTGCCGCCCGAGCCAGCGACAACGTTTACTTCGCGGCATTTGACACGCCTAATGCTGACGGAGGCTCACATATCGTTGTCAAAGCGCAGAGGGACGGCGACCAACGCACCGTCGGTGAAGCCGTCAACGATCCCACGACCGAAAAGGACGCGCGGTTGCAGTCGCTGGCGCTCGAACGTGCCGGCAATCCTTACGTGAGCTACCGCACCACGGCGGGCGACGGGCGCGTGCGGGCATGGACCAAGGACCGGTGGCTACCCGTGGGCTCGGAAGTGAATCCATTCGATGAGAACGCCGAAGTCACCCAGGTTTCCGTGGACGACGCGGGAATGCCTTATGCGCTCGTGCAACTTTCGAATCGGCATCTGCCTCGCCAGCGTACTGTCGTGGTGAAATTCGATGGATCTCGTTGGGTCGAATGCGGTCCGCCGCTGAGCACGAATAAGGTTGAACGAGCATTCTTCGCTCCAACACGCGACGATCGTGTGCTTGCCTATCTCTATTCCTGGATGCCCGGAAGGGGTTCTCACCACCTGTTCGAGGTATCCAGTACGGGATGGGTCGAGATCCCGTTCCCCGAGCCCTCGGCAGAGGGTCCCGGAAATGCCACCGTGGACCCGAATGGAAACCCCGTGGTCACCTGGCGCGACAATAGTCGCAAGGTGCATGTCGCACGATTGAACCGGTAA